The following proteins come from a genomic window of Flavobacteriaceae bacterium MAR_2010_188:
- a CDS encoding cob(I)alamin adenosyltransferase, with protein MKIYTKTGDKGTTALFGGTRVPKHHIRIESYGTVDELNSNIGLVRDQDIDTHHKEFLMEIQDRLFTVGAILATDPKKAILKNGEERLNIPKISNSDIEKLEREMDRMNEDLPTMTHFVLPGGHQTVSFCHITRCVCRRAERLATALYDIEPFQDETLMYLNRLSDYLFVLARKLTHELSAEEVKWIPKKSK; from the coding sequence ATGAAAATATACACAAAAACCGGTGACAAAGGTACTACTGCGCTATTCGGCGGAACCCGAGTCCCAAAACACCATATCAGGATTGAAAGTTACGGTACCGTTGACGAACTCAACTCCAATATCGGCTTGGTTAGAGATCAAGATATCGATACTCATCATAAGGAGTTTCTGATGGAAATCCAAGACCGGTTGTTTACCGTCGGTGCAATCTTAGCCACAGATCCTAAAAAAGCAATCCTTAAAAACGGTGAGGAACGATTAAATATTCCCAAAATATCTAACTCAGACATCGAAAAGTTAGAAAGAGAAATGGATAGGATGAACGAAGATTTACCTACCATGACCCATTTTGTTTTACCGGGTGGACACCAAACTGTGTCATTCTGTCATATTACCCGCTGTGTCTGCAGGCGGGCAGAGCGTTTAGCTACAGCGCTTTACGATATCGAACCCTTCCAGGATGAAACTTTAATGTACCTAAATAGGCTTTCAGACTATCTTTTTGTGTTGGCACGAAAGTTGACCCATGAGTTATCAGCCGAAGAGGTCAAATGGATTCCAAAAAAATCTAAATGA
- a CDS encoding putative ABC transport system ATP-binding protein, which produces MSNLIKIRNITRDFKLGQEIVHVLKGIDLDIERGEYVAIMGPSGSGKSTLMNLLGCLDTPTGGSYILNGSDVSKMSDDQLAEIRNKEIGFVFQTFNLLPRTTALDNVALPMVYAGASKAERIERSKQVLTDVGLADRMDHKPNQLSGGQRQRVAVGRALVNKPSIILADEPTGNLDSKTSVEILQLFDDIHKLGNTVIVVTHEEDVAARAHRIIRLRDGIIESDTRNR; this is translated from the coding sequence ATGAGTAACCTAATTAAGATTAGAAATATAACTCGTGATTTTAAACTCGGGCAAGAAATAGTTCATGTCCTAAAGGGAATTGACCTCGACATTGAGCGTGGTGAATACGTTGCGATTATGGGACCTTCCGGATCTGGAAAATCTACTTTGATGAATCTTTTAGGCTGTTTGGATACTCCAACTGGAGGCTCTTACATTTTAAACGGTTCTGACGTTAGTAAAATGAGCGACGATCAACTTGCGGAAATCCGGAATAAAGAAATAGGGTTTGTATTTCAGACTTTTAATTTACTTCCTAGAACAACTGCCTTAGACAATGTCGCGCTACCTATGGTTTATGCCGGAGCATCTAAGGCCGAGCGTATAGAACGTTCTAAACAAGTTTTAACCGATGTTGGTTTGGCAGATAGAATGGACCATAAACCAAATCAGCTTTCTGGTGGACAAAGACAAAGGGTTGCAGTGGGTCGTGCCTTAGTAAATAAACCTTCCATCATTCTTGCGGATGAGCCAACCGGAAATCTAGATTCTAAAACATCAGTAGAGATTTTACAACTTTTTGACGATATCCATAAATTAGGAAACACGGTGATCGTGGTTACTCACGAAGAGGACGTCGCCGCCAGGGCTCACCGAATTATCCGATTGCGTGATGGGATTATAGAAAGTGATACCAGGAATAGGTGA
- a CDS encoding Very-short-patch-repair endonuclease, with the protein MDNPRYNKKEHKEYRKNLRNNLTSAEATLWKYLQNKKLKGRKFRRQHSINNFIVDFYCPQEKLIIELDGAGHLDFAQQNYDAERTAILEKLGHYILRFENKMVFEEIDYVLEEISRKFNTP; encoded by the coding sequence ATGGATAATCCAAGATATAATAAAAAAGAACACAAAGAATACCGAAAGAATTTAAGAAACAATCTGACCTCGGCAGAGGCTACACTCTGGAAATATCTTCAAAACAAAAAATTAAAAGGCAGAAAGTTCCGGAGGCAACATAGCATCAACAATTTTATAGTGGATTTTTATTGCCCACAGGAAAAATTGATTATTGAGTTGGACGGTGCTGGTCACCTCGACTTTGCCCAACAAAATTATGATGCTGAGCGCACTGCAATATTGGAAAAACTTGGTCATTACATTTTAAGGTTTGAAAATAAGATGGTGTTTGAGGAAATAGATTATGTTTTAGAAGAAATTTCACGAAAGTTCAATACACCATAG
- a CDS encoding Predicted O-methyltransferase YrrM gives MYQILQYLKFLWKSKNQHDVHSPFVFDFVTKCLYDKKTYPEYRQIENFRKKLKSDQTKLQIDDLGAGSRILNSHERKISELAKTSGSSQKQSRLLVRLAKYFQPNKILELGTSLGISTYAFALGSEEAKIITVEGAKQLFDFTSNQAEFEGRNIHFFNNNFENQLEQFSEEKWDMVFLDGDHTKDGTLNYFESLLKNLHNNSVLIIDDIYWSNGMTEAWELIKTHPKVKVTVDLFFKGLVFFREEQAKENFKIRL, from the coding sequence ATGTATCAAATCCTTCAATATTTGAAGTTTTTGTGGAAGTCTAAAAATCAGCATGACGTACATTCCCCTTTTGTTTTTGACTTTGTCACCAAATGTCTTTATGATAAAAAAACCTATCCGGAATACCGACAAATCGAGAATTTCAGAAAAAAATTAAAATCAGATCAAACGAAATTACAGATTGACGACTTAGGCGCGGGTTCTAGAATTTTAAATAGCCACGAAAGGAAAATTTCAGAACTGGCCAAAACCTCAGGCTCATCGCAAAAACAATCCCGCTTACTGGTTAGATTGGCGAAATATTTTCAGCCAAATAAAATATTAGAGCTAGGCACTTCTTTAGGAATTTCGACCTATGCATTTGCTTTAGGAAGTGAAGAAGCGAAAATTATTACGGTAGAAGGTGCCAAACAGTTATTCGACTTTACTTCAAATCAAGCTGAATTTGAAGGTCGAAATATTCACTTTTTTAATAATAATTTTGAAAATCAATTAGAACAATTCTCAGAAGAGAAATGGGATATGGTATTTTTGGACGGCGACCATACCAAGGACGGGACATTAAACTATTTCGAATCCCTATTGAAAAATCTTCATAATAATTCTGTCCTAATCATCGACGATATTTATTGGTCTAACGGAATGACCGAGGCTTGGGAATTAATTAAAACTCATCCCAAAGTTAAGGTTACTGTTGATTTATTTTTTAAAGGTTTGGTCTTTTTTAGGGAGGAACAGGCGAAGGAGAATTTTAAAATCCGGCTTTAA